The region GTACGATCTGCAGGAGGCTCCTCGATGAACGACGTTACGCCGGCGCTCGCGGGCCAGATCCTCGTCACGGTCATCCTCGGCGCAGTCGTGGGCCTACTGATCCTGTTCGGGCTCTACGCGATCTACTGCCAGTACCAGGAGCAGCAGGAGCGTCACGATCGCCGGATGGAGTTGCGCCGGCGCGCCGCCAGGGATGATCCCGCCAGGTGGGGCCCCACTCCAGGCGATTCCGACGACGACGACGACGAGCACGAAGATTTCGAGCACATGCGCGTGGTGCGCGAGTACCGCGAACGGGAGGCGCAGTCATGAAGCGCAACAGCAGAGAGCCGATCGGGAAGCCGATCACGATCCCGATCGAGGGGATCCGTTACCTCAACCACATGCCGGCTGACTACGTGGCCGAAATCTCGGCCGATGGGATCCGGTTCCGGCGGAAGCAGACGCCGACGTGGTTCGCGGTCGTGCCCTGGCCCGTCATCCTGGAGAAGTCGGTCGCGATCCAGAGCCACGCCAACGCGCTCGCCGCGGTATCGAAGCGCCGGCCTCGTTCCCGGACCGCGTGATGTGCAACACCCAGGGCCCGCCGAATCCGGCAGCTGCTGCCGCGGCCTTCGCGCCGGTCGCACCTGCGCCCGAGTACTCCGACATCCGGACCGCCGCGTTCTTCGTCATCCAGAAGTTCGACCGCCTGCAGAATGCGCGCGCCGCCGCGAATGAGCCATTCACCTGCCAACAAGAGTGCGACCGGGCGAAGGCCGCGGTGGACGAGGCGTACACCGACCTCGGGCTCGCAGTCGGGCTTCTCCGCGTCGAGTCCGGCCATCCAACATCGCCACTGAATTTTGAGAAGGGAGCATCCCCACAATGACTACAGCAGCAGCTCGTCCAGTGAATTCCGGCGGGGCGCAGGCCTCGACCGCAGTCCAGCGGCACCAGGCCGCGCCGGCCGGCACCGCCCTCACCGTCGTCGAGCAGAAGCGCGAGGCCATCCTCGCCGCGATCGACGTCTACGCCGGCGAGATGGCCGCGCTCGCGCCGCACGGCGTGACGCCGGCGCAGTACGTGGCCGAGCTCAAGCTCTACCTCATGCAGAACCCCAAGGTGCTGGACTGCACGCCGTTGTCGATCGCTACGGGCATGCTCCGTCTCGCGACCACCGGGCTCGTGCTGGGCGAGAGCTGCGACCTTCTGCCGTTCGGAAGCACGTGCCAGTTCAGCCCGCGCTACAACGGGCTCGTCGATCTCGCGCTCGCCGCCGGCTGCCGGGCCGTGAACGCAGACGTCGTGCGCGAGGGCGACTACTTCGAGTGGGAGAAGGGGACGAACACGTACCTCAAGCACAAGCGCCAGTCCAACGAGAAGGCGGAAATCCTGTACGCGTACGCCGTCGCCGAGATCAAGGCGGGGAGCTTCGTCATCGAGGTCATCCCGCGCGAGCACATCGAAGCAACGCGCGCGCGTTACTCGAAGCAGTGGAAGGAGGGCGCGCTCGAGACGATCCCCTGGTACGGGAAGAAGACGGCGATCCGCCGGCTCTCTCCGCTCCTTCCCAAGAACAGGCGATTCGCGGCCGCGCTCCAGTTCGCCGAGGAGGTCGAGGCCGTAGAGGTTTCAGCGGCAGCGGCGGGCGAGCTGCCGGACCCGGTGCCGGCGCCGGGCGACGTCACGCCGGCGCTCGGTGATGGCAGCGGCCGCCAGTTCGCGCCCACGCGGACGCC is a window of Gemmatimonadaceae bacterium DNA encoding:
- a CDS encoding recombinase RecT, which produces MTTAAARPVNSGGAQASTAVQRHQAAPAGTALTVVEQKREAILAAIDVYAGEMAALAPHGVTPAQYVAELKLYLMQNPKVLDCTPLSIATGMLRLATTGLVLGESCDLLPFGSTCQFSPRYNGLVDLALAAGCRAVNADVVREGDYFEWEKGTNTYLKHKRQSNEKAEILYAYAVAEIKAGSFVIEVIPREHIEATRARYSKQWKEGALETIPWYGKKTAIRRLSPLLPKNRRFAAALQFAEEVEAVEVSAAAAGELPDPVPAPGDVTPALGDGSGRQFAPTRTPEEMASRTSEIYEEPVAVRGRMTQRPPDTTSSSNSRAELATEEQTERLLDLVTHVCIPEHVREKVKARLSRGLPRRVAPTWIETLEQEIRKHTPAPDVAADGDDDLGLGR